In Brassica rapa cultivar Chiifu-401-42 chromosome A06, CAAS_Brap_v3.01, whole genome shotgun sequence, a single window of DNA contains:
- the LOC103872343 gene encoding pentatricopeptide repeat-containing protein At1g15480, mitochondrial isoform X2 produces MFALSKVVRRSQSLRLGACNAVYYSKLEIPLGERNGSVESNALIHDKHEAFSSSYELPWNYSTGRRSLSSDAGARSSGEEDGLQSEEELSCDEAEIDGAELELLSEAGKTQGSKRSSELFKAIVSVSGLSVASALDKWVEEGKEINRTEIANAMLQLRRRRMYGRALQLAEWLEEHKQYEWEERDYASRLDLIAKVRGLYKGEIYVERIHESFRGELVYRTLLANYASTSNVRKAEAVFNKMKDLGFPRTSYACDQMLMLYKRVDKKKIADVLSMMEKENLKPTLYTYKILIDAKGATNDISGMEEILETMKSEGVEVDLRAKSIVARHYASAGLKEKAEKVLKEIEGESLVANRYVCKDLLSIYGFLQRADEVSRIWKICEANNPFYKESLAAILAFGKINKVKEAEAVFKKSVKMGHRVSSGMYSVLLRVYVDHKMVSEGKDLVKRMVDSGCNIGALTWDALIRLYVEAGEVEKADASLSKATQLKQIKPLMSSFMYVMDEYARKGDVHNTEKIFQWMRQSGYHSRFRQFQSLIQAYVNAKAPAYGMKDRMKADNVFPNRGLAVLLANADPFKKTPLSDLLD; encoded by the exons ATGTTTGCTCTTTCCAAGGTTGTAAGAAG AAGCCAGAGTCTTCGACTAGGAGCTTGCAATGCTGTGTACTACTCTAAGCTAGAGATACCATTGGGAGAAAGGAACGGTTCTGTTGAATCAAACGCTTTGATACATGATAAACACGAAGCTTTCTCTAGCTCTTACGAGCTGCCATGGAACTACTCTACCGGAAGACGCTCGCTTTCCTCTGACGCCGGTGCTAGAAGCTCCGGGGAGGAAG ATGGGCTTCAGTCTGAGGAGGAGCTGTCCTGTGACGAAGCTGAAATTGATGGAGCAGAACTGGAACTACTCTCTGAGGCTGGTAAAACACAGGGAAGCAAGAGATCGTCTGAGCTGTTTAAGGCCATTGTCTCTGTCTCAGGTCTATCTGTAGCCTCTGCGCTTGATAAATGGGTTGAGGAGGGAAAGGAGATCAACCGCACAGAGATTGCAAATGCCATGTTACAGCTCCGTAGGCGTCGGATGTATGGGAGAGCACTGCAG TTAGCAGAATGGCTTGAAGAACATAAGCAATATGAATGGGAAGAGAGAGATTACGCTTCTCGGCTTGATCTTATTGCCAAGGTGCGTGGTCTGTACAAGGGAGAGATTTACGTCGAAAGAATCCATGAATCTTTCAGAGGGGAACTGGTGTACCGCACCCTCCTGGCGAACTACGCATCAACAAGCAACGTGAGGAAAGCAGAAGCCGTGTTCAACAAAATGAAGGACTTGGGGTTCCCTAGGACATCATACGCTTGTGACCAGATGCTCATGCTCTACAAGAGGGTCGACAAGAAGAAGATAGCCGATGTGTTATCGATGATGGAGAAGGAAAACCTGAAGCCGACTCTCTACACGTACAAGATCCTCATTGACGCCAAAGGAGCGACGAATGACATTAGTGGGATGGAAGAGATTTTGGAGACGATGAAAAGCGAAGGTGTTGAAGTCGACCTTCGTGCGAAGTCTATAGTTGCAAGACACTATGCATCAGCTGGGCTTAAGGAGAAGGCTGAGAAAGTGCTGAAGGAGATTGAAGGTGAGAGTTTGGTGGCTAATAGGTACGTGTGCAAGGATTTGCTTTCCATCTATGGCTTTCTCCAGAGGGCGGATGAGGTGAGCAGAATCTGGAAGATCTGCGAAGCAAACAACCCTTTTTATAAAGAGTCCCTCGCTGCAATCCTGGCGTTTGGAAAGATTAATAAGGTTAAAGAAGCAGAGGCGGTTTTCAAGAAGTCTGTGAAGATGGGGCACAGAGTTTCGTCAGGGATGTACTCCGTCCTCTTGAGAGTTTACGTGGATCACAAGATGGTCTCAGAAGGTAAGGATCTTGTCAAGAGGATGGTGGACAGCGGATGCAACATCGGGGCCTTAACATGGGATGCACTGATCAGGCTCTATGTGGAAGCCGGGGAAGTAGAAAAGGCTGACGCGTCGCTTAGCAAGGCAACGCAGCTGAAACAGATAAAGCCGTTGATGAGCTCATTCATGTACGTGATGGACGAGTATGCGAGAAAAGGTGATGTTCACAACACTGAGAAGATCTTCCAGTGGATGAGGCAATCTGGCTATCATTCTCGCTTCAGGCAGTTCCAGTCCCTTATCCAGGCTTATGTCAATGCCAAAGCTCCAGCTTATGGGATGAAGGACAGAATGAAAGCTGATAACGTCTTCCCTAACAGGGGCTTGGCTGTTCTGCTCGCTAACGCTGATCCCTTCAAGAAGACACCTCTCTCTGATCTCCTGGATTGA
- the LOC103872343 gene encoding pentatricopeptide repeat-containing protein At1g15480, mitochondrial isoform X1 — protein sequence MFALSKVVRRSQSLRLGACNAVYYSKLEIPLGERNGSVESNALIHDKHEAFSSSYELPWNYSTGRRSLSSDAGARSSGEEDEIESLGTPDDTSGDSEDGLQSEEELSCDEAEIDGAELELLSEAGKTQGSKRSSELFKAIVSVSGLSVASALDKWVEEGKEINRTEIANAMLQLRRRRMYGRALQLAEWLEEHKQYEWEERDYASRLDLIAKVRGLYKGEIYVERIHESFRGELVYRTLLANYASTSNVRKAEAVFNKMKDLGFPRTSYACDQMLMLYKRVDKKKIADVLSMMEKENLKPTLYTYKILIDAKGATNDISGMEEILETMKSEGVEVDLRAKSIVARHYASAGLKEKAEKVLKEIEGESLVANRYVCKDLLSIYGFLQRADEVSRIWKICEANNPFYKESLAAILAFGKINKVKEAEAVFKKSVKMGHRVSSGMYSVLLRVYVDHKMVSEGKDLVKRMVDSGCNIGALTWDALIRLYVEAGEVEKADASLSKATQLKQIKPLMSSFMYVMDEYARKGDVHNTEKIFQWMRQSGYHSRFRQFQSLIQAYVNAKAPAYGMKDRMKADNVFPNRGLAVLLANADPFKKTPLSDLLD from the exons ATGTTTGCTCTTTCCAAGGTTGTAAGAAG AAGCCAGAGTCTTCGACTAGGAGCTTGCAATGCTGTGTACTACTCTAAGCTAGAGATACCATTGGGAGAAAGGAACGGTTCTGTTGAATCAAACGCTTTGATACATGATAAACACGAAGCTTTCTCTAGCTCTTACGAGCTGCCATGGAACTACTCTACCGGAAGACGCTCGCTTTCCTCTGACGCCGGTGCTAGAAGCTCCGGGGAGGAAGATGAGATCGAAAGCCTTGGAACTCCAGACGATACTAGTGGTGATAGTGAAGATGGGCTTCAGTCTGAGGAGGAGCTGTCCTGTGACGAAGCTGAAATTGATGGAGCAGAACTGGAACTACTCTCTGAGGCTGGTAAAACACAGGGAAGCAAGAGATCGTCTGAGCTGTTTAAGGCCATTGTCTCTGTCTCAGGTCTATCTGTAGCCTCTGCGCTTGATAAATGGGTTGAGGAGGGAAAGGAGATCAACCGCACAGAGATTGCAAATGCCATGTTACAGCTCCGTAGGCGTCGGATGTATGGGAGAGCACTGCAG TTAGCAGAATGGCTTGAAGAACATAAGCAATATGAATGGGAAGAGAGAGATTACGCTTCTCGGCTTGATCTTATTGCCAAGGTGCGTGGTCTGTACAAGGGAGAGATTTACGTCGAAAGAATCCATGAATCTTTCAGAGGGGAACTGGTGTACCGCACCCTCCTGGCGAACTACGCATCAACAAGCAACGTGAGGAAAGCAGAAGCCGTGTTCAACAAAATGAAGGACTTGGGGTTCCCTAGGACATCATACGCTTGTGACCAGATGCTCATGCTCTACAAGAGGGTCGACAAGAAGAAGATAGCCGATGTGTTATCGATGATGGAGAAGGAAAACCTGAAGCCGACTCTCTACACGTACAAGATCCTCATTGACGCCAAAGGAGCGACGAATGACATTAGTGGGATGGAAGAGATTTTGGAGACGATGAAAAGCGAAGGTGTTGAAGTCGACCTTCGTGCGAAGTCTATAGTTGCAAGACACTATGCATCAGCTGGGCTTAAGGAGAAGGCTGAGAAAGTGCTGAAGGAGATTGAAGGTGAGAGTTTGGTGGCTAATAGGTACGTGTGCAAGGATTTGCTTTCCATCTATGGCTTTCTCCAGAGGGCGGATGAGGTGAGCAGAATCTGGAAGATCTGCGAAGCAAACAACCCTTTTTATAAAGAGTCCCTCGCTGCAATCCTGGCGTTTGGAAAGATTAATAAGGTTAAAGAAGCAGAGGCGGTTTTCAAGAAGTCTGTGAAGATGGGGCACAGAGTTTCGTCAGGGATGTACTCCGTCCTCTTGAGAGTTTACGTGGATCACAAGATGGTCTCAGAAGGTAAGGATCTTGTCAAGAGGATGGTGGACAGCGGATGCAACATCGGGGCCTTAACATGGGATGCACTGATCAGGCTCTATGTGGAAGCCGGGGAAGTAGAAAAGGCTGACGCGTCGCTTAGCAAGGCAACGCAGCTGAAACAGATAAAGCCGTTGATGAGCTCATTCATGTACGTGATGGACGAGTATGCGAGAAAAGGTGATGTTCACAACACTGAGAAGATCTTCCAGTGGATGAGGCAATCTGGCTATCATTCTCGCTTCAGGCAGTTCCAGTCCCTTATCCAGGCTTATGTCAATGCCAAAGCTCCAGCTTATGGGATGAAGGACAGAATGAAAGCTGATAACGTCTTCCCTAACAGGGGCTTGGCTGTTCTGCTCGCTAACGCTGATCCCTTCAAGAAGACACCTCTCTCTGATCTCCTGGATTGA
- the LOC103872344 gene encoding uncharacterized protein LOC103872344, giving the protein MAKGWFFLEKVRRCLRTVFFLVAMLASLLVSSLPLLVAICDVLVPSFLLSSFTCVTCYGAKEHLSRYGFKRSLTDIPLVSVARSFLVICIYSLSDVPGLSHGPYLGTVSLCCVVSVLLLSVKACLFTVTSQLNTEAASFSPSRHHRLHLKKSWGMPVLFLSSVVFALGHTVVAYVTSCRARRKILYHRVDPEAVLLCKSIFSVHQKVPRSPIPMAGKAASKFDGEAKRKPLSHVEGELPVSLLADTDSLFIKLRGLTVHYKLCAPGSPEESISPNVLEGNSSYSTTPETVAGRLKFDRKVLSMAEKSQHHHHHHHYHRSYSSVFNNSSLHDPLLDSSPTSPPLIFKGREEDMMNVFSFEDEEKGVDESGKFGVVLVHGFGGGVFSWRHVMSPLAHDLGCVVTAFDRPGWGLTARPHKIDLEERRLLNPYTLENQVEMLLAFCHEMGFSSVVFVGHDDGGLLALKAAQRLMTINDPIKVVVRGVVLLNVSLSREVVPAFARILLHTSLRKKHLVRPLLRTEIAQVVNRRAWYDPAKMTTDVLRLYKAPLHVEGWDEALHEIGRLSSETVLAPQNAASLLKAVENLPVLVIAGAEDALVPLKSSQAMASKLLNSRLVAVSGCGHLPHEECPKALLAAMSPFITRLVLRPDLQSQ; this is encoded by the exons ATGGCAAAAGGTTGGTTCTTTCTGGAGAAAGTGAGAAGATGCTTGCGGACAGTGTTCTTCTTAGTTGCTATGTTGGCTTCTCTGCTCGTTTCGTCGTTGCCTTTGCTTGTAGCTATATGCGATGTGCTAGTGCCGAGCTTCTTGTTGTCGAGCTTCACTTGCGTGACGTGCTACGGAGCTAAGGAGCATCTGAGTCGATACGGTTTCAAGAGATCCTTGACTGATATTCCTCTGGTCTCTGTCGCCAGATCTTTCCTTGTCATCT GTATCTATTCACTCTCGGACGTTCCTGGACTCTCGCACGGTCCTTACCTCGGAACTGTGTCTCTGTGCTGTGTGGTTTCAGTTCTACTTCTCTCAGTTAAAGCTTGTCTTTTCACTGTAACTTCTCAACTCAACACCGAAGCAGCCTCCTTCTCTCCATCTAGGCATCACCGGCTTCACCTGAAGAAGTCGTGGGGGATGCCGGTTTTGTTCCTCTCGTCCGTAGTGTTTGCACTTGGTCACACGGTTGTAGCTTACGTCACAAGTTGTAGAGCTAGGAGGAAGATTTTGTATCACAGAGTTGACCCTGAAGCT GTTCTTTTATGCAAGAGTATCTTCTCCGTCCACCAGAAAGTCCCACGGTCTCCCATTCCTATGGCTGGAAAGGCGGCCTCCAAGTTTGATGGAGAAGCAAAGAGGAAGCCTTTGTCCCACGTTGAAGGAGAGCTTCCAGTGAGTTTGCTTGCTGACACTGACAGTTTATTCATTAAACTTCGAGGTCTCACTGTGCATTACAAGCTTTGTGCGCCTGGTTCACCAGAGGAGTCTATCTCCCCAAATGTTCTCGAAGGCAATTCTAGTTACAGCACCACGCCGGAGACAGTGGCTGGAAGGTTGAAGTTCGACAGGAAAGTGTTGAGCATGGCTGAGAAAAGccagcatcatcatcatcatcatcattaccaCAGGAGCTACAGCAGCGTGTTTAACAATTCTTCCTTGCACGACCCTCTTCTTGACAGTTCTCCTACTTCTCCTCCTCTGATTTTCAAAGGAAGAGAGGAAGACATGATGAATGTGTTCAGTTTTGAGGATGAGGAGAAAGGCGTGGACGAAAGCGGTAAGTTTGGTGTGGTTTTGGTTCATGGATTTGGGGGAGGAGTGTTCTCCTGGAGGCATGTGATGTCTCCACTGGCTCACGATCTCGGCTGTGTTGTCACTGCGTTTGATAGACCTGGTTGGGGATTAACAGCCAGGCCACATAAAATTGATCTGGAAGAAAGACGGCTTCTCAATCCTTACACACTTGAGAATCAGGTAGAGATGCTTCTTGCTTTCTGCCATGAGATGGGATTCTCTTCGGTAGTATTCGTTGGTCATGATGATGGAGGTCTGCTTGCTCTGAAGGCTGCTCAAAGATTGATGACAATCAACGATCCCATCAAA GTCGTGGTCAGAGGAGTGGTTTTGCTTAATGTGAGCTTGTCAAGGGAAGTGGTTCCAGCTTTTGCAAGAATACTTCTCCACACATCACTACGGAAGAAGCACCTCGTTCGACCTCTTTTGCGCACTGAGATAGCTCAAGTGGTGAATCGTCGCGCTTGGTATGATCCTGCAAAGATGACTACAGACGTCCTCAGGCTATACAAG GCCCCTCTACACGTAGAAGGCTGGGACGAGGCACTTCATGAGATAGGCAGACTCTCATCTGAAACGGTGCTTGCGCCTCAAAATGCAGCTTCGCTTCTGAAGGCTGTGGAAAACCTGCCAGTACTAGTCATTGCTGGAGCCGAAGACGCTCTTGTCCCATTGAAGTCATCCCAAGCAATGGCGTCTAAACTCCTAAACTCT AGACTAGTAGCAGTCTCAGGATGTGGGCATCTACCACACGAGGAGTGTCCCAAGGCGCTTCTTGCAGCCATGTCCCCTTTCATCACTAGACTTGTACTCAGGCCAGATCTCCAGAGTCAATAG